The Pseudomonadota bacterium genome contains the following window.
CCTTGACGCCTATTTTGATCCGGGCAATTATGATTTAAGTGTTATTTACGTTGAAGACCTGATTAATGTTTGGGCTGAGCAGGGCATTACCACCGTTTATGCCGCGGCATGGCATTTCTGGGTTAATACCGATACCGGGGTTGAGTGGACATTTGATTATGAGAACTTCATTGCAACCTGCCATAAAAGGGGAATCATGGTCTATGCCTGGTTCGCCTTTCCCCATGTGAGTCAGCGATTCTGGGAGCAGAATCCCTCGTGCCGCGAACAGACGGCCTTAAACGGTGAAAATTACGATTTCTGGCGATTGGGAGTCAATCTGCAGAATCCGGCGTGCCTTCAACTCACCCTGGCATTTGTAGATGACCTCATCAACGCTTATGATTGGGATGGCGTCAATATTGCCGAACTCTATTATGATTATCAGAACAATGTCGCGACGTTCACCCCGATGAATCAGGATGTGCGCACTGATTACCAGGCACTGCAGGGCATCGATCCCGCTGAATTCTTTGATCCGGCCTCCAGTAACTACTATCTGGTCAATACCACGGAATGGCAACGTTTTCTTGACTACCGCACCGATCTCGTCACCGGTCTCCACGATACATTCCTCAGCGCCGCTGGATCCCTTACCTCTGCAAAGGGGCAGGAGCTGGTCCTCACAGCGGTTGACAGCCTGCATTACGATTATTTCTGTCAGGAACTTCCTGCTATGGCGTATCTGGCGGATGCCTTTGAGACCGGGGTCGATCTGCCCGCCATCGTCGCCATGATGTCAATCCATGATTTTACACTCCAGGTAGAAGACCCCTGGCTGCTATGGAATTTGAACCCCATGCGCTATGGTTACTTTAATGAAACCTATTTATCCTCGTTTGCTGAAATTTCAGGGCAGCCGGAACGGTTGTTCTTTGATGTCAATCTCGATATTCATGCCCATAATCCTCTGGCGGAATCTGTGCCAATGGATAATTTTATCTCTGCGAAACAGACAGGGATAGAGGTACCCATTACCCTCAAAAATATGTACTTTACTAATAACCGGCTGGCGTTTTTCAGCGAGAAATCTATCGAGTCTCCTGACTTGGAGAGGCTTGAATGGGCCTTGGCGGCAGACACTCAGATTTCCAAAATCAACGAAGCTTCGTATACCGTAACCGCGCAACGCACAGCATATTTTGTCCCACCGGTTCTTTATAATAAAGTTCTGGTCAACGGCCAGAACTGGCCGGGCTGGAGCGCCGTTGATCACAGAATTCTTGTTCCGCCCGGCACATACAGTATTGAACTGCAGATCGATCAATATTATGACGGCATCAAAATTATCGGCGTAAACGCTGCTTTGACAACCGCTGAAGTGGAAACCGGCGGGCTGGCGTTCACTTACGACTCTCCCCGCCATAAAGCGGTGATCACGGTTGAGGCCTTCAGCATCGATGAAGCTGATGCCTTCATCGTTTATCTGGACGGCAGCCCATATACCCCGACCATTGCCTCATTTTATGGGCATTATTATTTTTTCCTGCCGTCAGGAAGTCACACGGTGCGAATTCTCACATCCGAATCCGGCGCCAACCCTGCTGATGATGACACCCGCTGTTTCATCGCCACAGCCGCCTATGGCAGCTATCTGGAAGATGAGGTCATTGCCCTGCGTAATTTCCGGGACAGGTATCTGAAGACCAATCGGCTGGGTCTTGAACTGGTAAATTTTTATTATCGGCTTTCCCCTGCCGCTGCCGCCTACCTGCAAGACAAGGAGGCACTGCGCTGGATGGTCAGATGTATGCTTACCCCTGTGGTTTATGCGATCCAGTTGCCGGGCCGGTCGGGAATTGTCGTGTTGCTCGTCTTTTCAGTCTTCTGTTTCTATCCATTGCGGCGGTTAAAAATCCCATTCCAATAAAAGAAGGCAGTATTTGCACTTAGTTTTTTCGTAAAAAGAAGAAGCGAAAAACAGTATACATGTGAGAACGGATGATGAAGAGGATAAGTATGGGTAATATAATTTCCCTCTCTCCATGATTTTTTTGCGTAAGCAAAATTTATCTTTCTAATATATTCTGTCTTTTCGTTCAGTTCTCAATCCGCTACGATACATTTGCATGAATTATTATACAGGAAAAGTCGCGATCGTCACAGGCGGAGCATCCGGTCTGGGTTTGGCTCTCTGCCGTGAACTCGCCGTAATGGGTGCAAAGGTCGTCTGTGTCGACATCGATCAGGAAGGAGCGCAGCAGACAGTTCTTGATATCAACCTTGCAGGCGGGGAGGCTATTGCCGCCCATTGGGATGTCACTCTGTTTGAAGAAGCTCAGAGGATCATCAGGGATATTGCTGGAAAATACGACAGGATCGATTTTGTTTTCAATAATGCCGGTACGGCTCTTCAGGGCGAGATCCGTGATCTTGATGTGGAACACTGGCGGCGGGTTCTTGATGTTAATCTCTGGGGAGTTATCTACGGAACGATATCCGCTTACAAGTACATGGTCGGGCAGGGATTTGGACAGATCGTCAATATCGGTTCTCTGGCTGGCCTGATTCCAATCCCAA
Protein-coding sequences here:
- a CDS encoding SDR family oxidoreductase, yielding MNYYTGKVAIVTGGASGLGLALCRELAVMGAKVVCVDIDQEGAQQTVLDINLAGGEAIAAHWDVTLFEEAQRIIRDIAGKYDRIDFVFNNAGTALQGEIRDLDVEHWRRVLDVNLWGVIYGTISAYKYMVGQGFGQIVNIGSLAGLIPIPKEIPYCTSKWAIVGFTNSLRVEGADLGVKVNLVCPGVMQTKIHDTVELVCVERGKIIQPKGIRYIDPGDAAKIILKGVERNKPIIVFPFYAWLIWLIYRLSPFIFRFVSRKMIRDFRKIRIKQEGDKDLNP